A DNA window from Helianthus annuus cultivar XRQ/B chromosome 15, HanXRQr2.0-SUNRISE, whole genome shotgun sequence contains the following coding sequences:
- the LOC110911026 gene encoding mitochondrial outer membrane protein porin 2, with protein MTSGPGLFSDIGKKAKDLLTRDYISDPKFSVSTSSVSGVTLTSTATKKGGLSSGDVGAVYKYKNTLIDVKFDTESNIATTLTFTDLVPSTKTVASFKLPDLKSGKVEVQYFHYHASLTSAVALSETPTVDVSATIGTPTFVIGAEAGYETSSGKITKYTAGISINKPDSCASIVLGDKGDSIRASYIHHLDALKKSGAVGEISRRFSTNENTFTVGGSYAIDSLTLVKAKLNNHGKLGALLQHEIIPKSLVTMSTELDTRALDRTPKFGLALALKP; from the exons ATGACCAGTGGACCAGGACTCTTCTCCGATATCGGCAAGAAAGCCAAAG ATCTGCTGACGAGAGACTACATATCGGATCCGAAGTTTTCTGTTTCAACCAGCAGTGTTTCCGGAGTT ACACTTACATCAACTGCAACAAAGAAAGGTGGCCTGTCATCAGGAGATGTGGGAGCAGtgtacaaatacaagaatacattAATTGACGTCAAGTTCGACACAGAATCAAAC ATTGCTACAACGTTAACATTCACCGATCTCGTGCCTTCAACAAAGACCGTTGCCTCATTCAAACTCCCCGATCTCAAATCCGGCAAG GTTGAGGTTCAATACTTTCATTACCATGCTTCTTTGACATCAGCAGTTGCTTTAAGTGAAACCCCGACAGTCGATGTATCAGCTACAATAGGTACTCCGACTTTTGTTATTGGTGCCGAGGCTGGTTACGAGACATCTTCTGGTAAAATAACTAAGTACACTGCCGGCATCAGCATCAATAAACCCGATTCTTGTGCTTCTATTGTCTT GGGTGACAAAGGAGACAGTATACGCGCGTCATACATACACCATCTGGACGCATTGAAAAAAAGTGGTGCTGTAGGTGAGATTTCTAGAAGGTTCTCAACGAACGAAAACACGTTCACTGTTGGAGGCTCTTATGCAATTGATAGTCTCACATTGGTGAAAGCTAAGCTCAACAACCACGGGAAGCTTGGTGCACTGCTGCAACATGAGATTATTCCCAAATCGCTCGTCACCATGTCTACTGAGCTCGACACCCGAGCCTTGGATAGAACCCCAAAGTTCGGTTTGGCTCTTGCTCTCAAACCTTGA